In Daphnia magna isolate NIES linkage group LG6, ASM2063170v1.1, whole genome shotgun sequence, the following are encoded in one genomic region:
- the LOC116919373 gene encoding ubiquitin carboxyl-terminal hydrolase calypso, with product MPIDINDLSEGWLELESDPGIFTLLLEDLGACGVQVEEVYDLQKPLDGDAPVYGYIFLFRWRERSRRKTILDAEQFIKDEAAINNMFFAHQVVPNSCATHALLSILLNCPQVTLGPTLSRLKLDTSGMSPDNKGLAIGNTPELALAHNSHAAPAVACDRNERNANVPSSGRFSAEAFHFVSYVPVDGQLFELDGLKPFPIDHGPWAANEDWTELFRRVIQERIGSATAGGEPYHDIRFSLMAVVPDKRLAVRQRLNLLKTNRKIVLDALRQLTLLSGGPRETGRKTPSDKASAEEYRNTEMETENPSFETLTIQTSPNLISNYSTDTASESGSAFNSPNLTQPQPTSTDLANSTFVKDFSRLVVVKMSAQSADLVGGVVASKTENHLLKANDDSQPLADFISPRSGMVEMETNVIGERRNQQQRFGPCDLMALLKSLEKEIDTYEVLLAEEIEKRKKYRVDDCRRTHNYDEFICTFLSMLAERGTLASLVEQHTTRRKRSHRSSPGTESPNGRHKKGRSRNKRRR from the exons ATGCCGATAGATATTAATGACTTGTCAGAAGGCTGGCTTGAACTTGAGAGTGATCCAG GTATTTTCACCTTGTTACTGGAAGATTTGGGTGCCTGTGGAGTACAAGTAGAAGAAGTATATGATTTACAGAAACCCCTTGATGGGGATGCCCCTGTTTATGgctatatttttttgtttcgttggaGAGAACGATCCAGAAGAAAAACCATTTTGGATGCTGAGCAGTTCATCAAAGATGAAGCAGCCATTAATAACATGTTTTTTGCCCATCAG GTGGTACCAAATAGCTGTGCTACACATGCACTGCTCTCGATCCTTTTGAATTGCCCACAGGTTACTCTGGGTCCCACACTATCTAGACTGAAACTAGATACTTCTGGTATGAGTCCTGATAATAAG GGTTTGGCCATTGGTAACACACCTGAGCTGGCATTGGCACACAATTCGCATGCGGCTCCGGCGGTTGCTTGCGACAGAAACGAGCGTAATGCTAACGTCCCTTCTTCTGGTCGATTTAGTGCCGAAGCGTTTCACTTTGTTAGCTATGTACCCGTCGACGGCCAACTTTTTGAGTTAGATGGCTTAAAACCTTTTCCAATTGATCATG GACCCTGGGCTGCAAACGAAGACTGGACAGAGCTATTTAGGCGTGTAATACAAGAACGAATCGGGTCAGCAACCGCAGGAGGAGAGCCCTATCATGATATTCGGTTCAGCCTCATGGCTGTCGTTCCGGATAAACGATTGGCGGTCCGCCAAAGATTAAATCTGTTAAAAACAAACCG aaaaattgttttagaTGCTCTACGGCAATTGACGTTGCTCTCTGGTGGTCCCAGAGAAACTGGGAGGAAGACACCAAGTGATAAGGCTTCCGCCGAAGAATACAGAAATACTGAAATGGAAACCGAGAATCCTTCGTTCGAAACGCTGACAATTCAAACATCTCCGAATTTAATTAGCAATTACAGCACAGACACTGCATCAGAATCAGGATCAGCTTTTAACTCTCCTAATCTGACTCAACCACAACCAACGAGTACCGATCTAGCAAACAGCACTTTTGTCAAGGATTTCAGTCGGCTTGTCGTCGTTAAAATGAGCGCCCAATCAGCCGATTTGGTGGGAG GCGTGGTCGCCAGCAAAACCGAAAATCATTTATTGAAAGCAAATGACGATTCTCAACCATTAGCAGATTTTATCAGCCCTAGAAGTGGAATGGTAGAGATGGAAACGAATGTTATTGGAGAACGGCGAAACCAACAACAGCGTTTTGGACCATGTGATTTAATGGCTCTGCTCAAaagtttggaaaaagaaattgatacATATGAAGTTCTTCTTGCCGAAGAGatagaaaaacgaaaaaaataccGG GTTGATGATTGTCGCCGTACCCATAATTATGACGAATTCATTTGCACATTTCTCTCCATGTTAGCAGAGAGAGGAACGCTGGCTTCACTTGTCGAGCAGCATACAACTAGAAGAAAGCGATCGCACAG GAGTAGCCCTGGTACGGAATCACCTAATGGGCGCCATAAGAAAGGCCGTTCTCGAAACAAACGCCGCCGATAA